CTGGAGAGCTGGCGTGGTACAGCCCTCCTCTCAACCAAGATCAACCCTCAACATTTGGACATTTCAGATAGGAAACCTTTGcatttattttcttaaaaaaacaaatcatTCTTACACCTAAGGGAGGAAAAGCTGTGCAAAAACCCTGGATGGATCTTGAGATTTCAGCAGGAGCCAAATTCGGCTGCAGCCAGAGACATCACTGGCCGGCCTTCAAGGCTTTTGGGGGTGTTGCAAAGCATATTTTGCTTGGAATAGAGGGTGATAGAGTGACGCTTCACCTGGTTCACCAGGGACAGCATGTTGCAGTCACATTCCCAGGGGTTCCCCGACAGATCTAGACTCCAGTTCACTGCCTTGGGTGAGAACTGGAGATCCAACGAGGTCAGCTGGTTGTTGGAGACATCCAGCAGCTCCAGGAAGTCCAAAGGCTCCAAGATCCTACGGGGCAGATTGATCAAGTTATTGTTTTGGAGGAAGAGGAACTTCAGCCTTGGAACGACGTGGAAGGTCTTCTCCGTGATCGTCTGCAGTTGGTTGGCTTCAAGGTCTAATTTCTCCAGATGGGACAGCCCTTCTAGGACATGTGAGGAGAGCCCGCGGAGAGCGTTCTGGGAGAGATCCAGATCCGTCAAGTTCCCCAGCTTGCTGAAGCAAAAGGCAGGCACCTTCTTTAGGGAAGTGTTGGAAAGGACGAGGAACTCAAGACCTTGCAGGGTCTGGAACCACGACGGGCGCAAGGTGGCCAGCTGGTTTCCACCCAAAGCCATTTGCTTCAGGGCAGTGGTGTTTCTGAAGATTTCCGGAGGGAGATCTTCTAGGAAATTGGCTGTCAGATCCAAGGCCTGCAACTCAGGAAGGTCACGGAAGAGGCCATCGGGGAGGCTTCTCAGCCTGTTGTTGGACAGGTGAAGTTCCTGGAGGTTGGGGAGGCCCTTAAGTGCATCTACGCCGATGCTGGAGAGGTTTGTGAACTCGACGGAGATGATCCGGGTTTCTTTGGGGAAGCCCGTTGGGAAATTGCTGAGGGACCGGGAAGAGCAGGAAAACTCGGTGATGTTGTTTGGAATGGGCACTGGCGGACATGGCAAAGCCTGAAGGCCGTGAAAAAGCATCGCCACACAAGTGAGAAAGGTTGTTGGGTCGAAACGATCCATTGTGAAATGCTGCACAGTGAAAAAGACATCGATGATCCACATTGAGGTTGCAAAGAACATTACCTTCCTCTATTCCCTTTCCCACCCTGGGCTGAGAAAGCAAACGTCCCCAACCTTTTGCTCCCAGGGAATTAGAATCTGAGGTTTTACATCCCCGGAAGGTGGAGAGTGTGGCAGGGTCGAGGAATCCCAATAAGCTTGCAAGGTCCCCCAAGGTCCCCCAGATCacagctggaaaactacacaCCCAGACTGTGGATAGTGAAAGAACATAATGTACAGGTATAAGATGGGGAAATGTCTGGCTTGTCACGAggacatgtgaaaaggatcttgggattGCAGTCCATCCCAAGCTgagcatgagccagcagtgtgatgcagctgcacaaAAGGCTAATGTGATTATatgctgcattaacagaaacatcgtTTGGGAGCCATAAGAAGGAATCGTTCTATTTCATTCTACACTTGTCAGACTTCCACTCTACATTATTTCTTGTCTGGAATACTGTCCAGACCTGGGTGCTTCACTTTAAAAAGGATGCAGACAAAAATGGAAGGGGCTCAGACTCAGAGTAGGGCAACTGAGATGGTTAGGGGTCTGGGGAAGGGAACAACCCCTATGGAAAAAGTGGAAGGAACTGGGCATTTTTAGctggggaagagaagagggaagcTGGACGTGACAATctttgaagggctgtcacatagaagaaggcAAAGATCTATTCCACCCAGAGAGGGCAGAGCAGtggaaaatggaaatggaaaaaattacatgggggtgggcaggggtgtagctataattgagtggatgtgttcaaagaacatgggccctccagatcctgagcacacacacccctccccagatgcacccttccctattttcttcattatctccctcattctgacaGGCATCTGAGGCGTGGGGCAAATACAGGCCCCTTctcctcccctagctacgccactGGGGATGGTGGTCTTCCAAGCAAAGGCTAGGCACCCATCGGCCAGAGATTTCCTGCTCTCTGCAAGAATCCCCTAACTCGGGATTTCCTGCAGTGAGGAGGCTGAGCAAAATTTTTCCAAGACCCCCTCAAACTCTTGGATTCTGTGTCTCTTGCCTTTCCACCTCGGGGCATGCATATTTGAGCTATGACTcacccttctcctcccctcccctcaattCAAACTCTTCAAGCCTGAAATCAATAGCTGTTTCCTGAAATTGCCTGCAGGGCATGGTACAAGTCAGGACAATGCAGCATCTGATTGGCACTTACCTGTGTCGTCCAGCTCTCCCCAAATCTGATCACCACCTATTTTCCTCCACTTTGCCCCTCTCACACAGGTCCAGAGCTCTTTTATAGTGTCCTCTTATCCAGGAAATCAAGCCAGGGGGAGGACTTTGGGCTTAACATAGATTCTTCTCGAAAACATCACTCTGAGGCTGCAACTTCCTGATTGCAGCACTTTATTGGGAAATGCTTTTTGCAAGACTTCAGAGAGAACCAAGCCAAATCTCTGTCTGTGGAACATACAGATTCCATTTACCTGAAATTCCAGTCTACAAATATTTCCTTGACAGTATCCCAGGAAGGCAGCCAGAAACAACAAAATGAGAGTGGGAAAAAGAAGACAAGAAGAAGAAAGCACACCTttcagtaatttatttatttatttatcatatttatagacTGCAGTAATGCCGGGAAGAGCAGGCCTCAATAGTTTTAAAACATCATTTGGTATCCTGTGACCAGTTCTGAACTCTGCATATTAAGAAGAACATTGATGAACTGGAACGGGACAAAGACAATGGGGGATCTGGACCCcagatcataggaacacaggaagctgccatatactgagtcagaccattggtctatctggctcagtattgtcttcacagactggcagcggcttttccaaggttagaggcaggaatgtctctcagccctaccactttgtatataattgtgctttggcaacgtactgtatgctttggtagtttgttggttcaataaaaaaatcttgtcctatttaaaaaaaaataaaatcttgtcctatcttggagaagccagggagggaacttgaaaccttctgctcttctgtgaggaaaagctgaaggagctgggtagGCTTAACCTGGAAGTTTTTTGCACCCGGCTTTTTATTCTCAGCTCCTCTGGAAttgaggtgtgtgttcacatatcggccagatttaccctgaagtccccgtGAGaatatcggggagcacttcacaaacaattcGGGCTTTTTATTGCACATGAGAGTGTAGACTGATTTATAGCCAGGgtaaaaaataattacaaatgaatccactttttgcattggtttttggaGGCAACTTCGAACCCACAGTACAGCCCCacagtgaagcctgctgtctgggaaagacaGGGGTGTAGTGAGGTTCCCGGCGGCTGGGGGACACAGCTAGGCAGGGGGTCTTTGcgtgctcacacacaccccagagctccaagccacaccccctgcattgaAGTGAGACACAAGGGGGCAGAGCAACCTTCCCCGCCCAAGCCTTCCCCTCGCTGTCTCTTGAACTCACTGCTCGGTTAATCTTTCAGGAGGGTGGTCGCAGCAGTGCCGGCTCGACGGAGTGGATCAGGGTCGGGCGCGGGGCTGCCGGGGCCACAGTCTTccatccggggggtgggggtggatcagggccaggcagcccctcctCTGGTGTCTACTGCacggtggccaggccagggggCGGAGCAGCGGAGAGGGGCTGAGAGGAggaagcatgggggggggagtgtttgtgtgtgtgtgtgtaacactgTGCGTCCCATCAGCACTCTTGTGGGCTCCCTGACCCTCCGGGCCGGGGGacatttctcccccctcctcgtCCAGTGGATGCTACGCCCACGCTCCCGGAGAAGAGACGATAAAGGGGGGGATATGGGAGCCATCTTAAAttacctgaagggctgtcacatagaaaaAAGAGAGGACTTGTTCTCTGTGTCTCCTGAGGGCAGGATCAGAACCAAGGGGTTGAAATAAGGAAGCCGATTCAGGCTATACACCAAGAGGAATTTCCTCAATGTCAGAAcggttggacagtggaacagcctgcctcatgcagtggcttCATGCCCAcagtgagtacctctgtcttgcttggatccagcctcagtttgttctccctcatcccagCAGAGTCCTGCactgagcgggggtgggggtggggggtggactggAAGACCTCCCGGGGTCCCTTCCCACTCGTAACATTCTCTGCTTCTTTTATTCAGGGCTGAGTCCCGGTGCTGAAAATGGGGTTCGGAGCGCCGACCTGAAACTCCTGCAAATGCTGTTGCTGATGGCGAGGCAGCTGTCAAGCCTCTCTCCGAGGGCAAGTGTGTGATGGAGACCCTGGCCGAACTTGAGCTGGTTAATAACCCGCCTGGAAAGGGACCACAAAGGGTCCATTCACGCTCCACAGCTGCACACCCTGGGCCTAGCCACTGCATCTGTtagagaggaatatatatatccAGCCAAAGTAAACATAGCAGAGGAAGATGGCCCAGGGAGAGAAAAGTCGGGGTAACGTAGCTGGGATTCTGTGGGTTTGTCTTGCACAGTAATTTACTGTGGTAAATTCCATTTTCCAATGGATGTCTGAGGTTATCCCTCTTCACACAATGTGCAATTCAAAGACGGAATCATCTAGCAAAGACCGCTTGAGCTGAGGGTTTGTGAAGCAGCCAATAGCTAAGCAGGCCTCAGTCTGGTCACTGCCTGGATGGGTGGCCACCTGGACATCCCTAGGATACCACCTTGACTTCCACCATGGAAGAATTCTAAatcaagtaaaggtaaaggtaaatatcctgcccacctaatggtgcagcggggtaGAAActggcctagggagcaagaggttgccggttcgaatcctcagacaatgggaaacatctatatcaggcagcagcaatataggaaggtgctgaaaggcgtcatctcatactgcgcgcgggaggaggcaatggtcaacccttcctgtattctgccaaagaaaaaccacagggctctgtggtcacctggagtcgacactgactcgactgcacactttaccttttaaaaggtAAATATTGGGGCAGGATTGGGGAAGTGAGTAGCAATCTTATCAATCCCCAACTTTGCCACTCCCAAAATTTCAGtcagaagagaaccaccactttaaagaggcacctttcaaagtggagaTTCCCTTATCTTTAGTAGGGGGAGATCAatgggccctatccaaccccagcacagcattcctccagtggctgttgctggtgtctgcctgaagtttctttttaaattgtgagccctttggggacaggggaacatcCATATATTATTAATTTgtctatgtagaccactttggaaACTATTGTTGAAAAAGTTTgccctgctaaccgggcaaagtggtgattctcttatatttagcaggaggagagcaactgaccctgtccaTCCCGAGCACAACAT
Above is a window of Hemicordylus capensis ecotype Gifberg chromosome 2, rHemCap1.1.pri, whole genome shotgun sequence DNA encoding:
- the LRG1 gene encoding leucine-rich alpha-2-glycoprotein, with translation MDRFDPTTFLTCVAMLFHGLQALPCPPVPIPNNITEFSCSSRSLSNFPTGFPKETRIISVEFTNLSSIGVDALKGLPNLQELHLSNNRLRSLPDGLFRDLPELQALDLTANFLEDLPPEIFRNTTALKQMALGGNQLATLRPSWFQTLQGLEFLVLSNTSLKKVPAFCFSKLGNLTDLDLSQNALRGLSSHVLEGLSHLEKLDLEANQLQTITEKTFHVVPRLKFLFLQNNNLINLPRRILEPLDFLELLDVSNNQLTSLDLQFSPKAVNWSLDLSGNPWECDCNMLSLVNQVKRHSITLYSKQNMLCNTPKSLEGRPVMSLAAAEFGSC